The Humulus lupulus chromosome 4, drHumLupu1.1, whole genome shotgun sequence genome has a window encoding:
- the LOC133830659 gene encoding uncharacterized protein LOC133830659 yields LKIASIVFLSHSPAHPLDLFSLTLSPLDLFSHSASARTQLSSLSITLSCSLSHSASARTRRSRRRKNQATPPSTQEPGHPPADARTRPPWGKLGKPPIVYELWRTVLLTPFKLITVFLHEASHAIACKLTCGHVEGIQVHANEGGVTQTRGGVYWLILPAGLDTPWTLYRIHHFPCFNLGSARNDNSLYSPSRYSLYRCDEQLVFSIWYVPPLIFSK; encoded by the exons CTCAAAATAGCCTCAATCGTTTTTCTCTCACACTCACCAGCTCACCCGCTCGATCTATTCTCTCTCACACTCAGCCCTCTCGATTTGTTCTCTCACTCAGCCTCTGCAAGAACTCAGCTCTCGTCTCTCTCCATAACGTTGAGCTGCTCTCTTTCACACTCAGCCTCGGCAAGAACCAGGCGATCCCGCCGACGCAAGAACCAGGCGACCCCCCCGTCGACGCAAGAACCAGGCCACCCCCCCGCCGACGCAAGAACCAGGCCACCCTGGGGTAAACTAGGAAAACCTCCAATTGTTTatgag CTCTGGAGAACAGTACTACTCACACCCTTTAAGCTCATCACAGTGTTCTTGCATGAAGCAAGTCATGCTATTGCTTGCAAACTCACATGTGGTCAT GTGGAGGGAATCCAAGTCCATGCAAATGAGGGTGGCGTCACACAAACGCGTGGTGGTGTATACTGGTTGATATTACCTGCAGGAT TGGACACTCCGTGGACTTTGTATCG GATTCATCATTTTCCTTGCTTTAATTTGGGTTCTGCAAGAAATGACAACAGTCTGTATTCTCCGTCACGTTATTCTCTTTATAG GTGTGATGAACAGCTTGTTTTCAGTATATGGTATGTGCCACCACTCATCTTTAGCAAGTAA